AGTCGAGGCACCACGGTGACTTCCGGAAGATCATCGAAGGCGTGAACGCCACGCTGGACGCGGTGATCAGGCCGATCGACGAGGCGGCGCAGGTGCTCGATCGGCTCGCCCAGCGCGACCTCCGGGCGCGCGCCGTCGGCGAGTACCAGGGCGACCACGCGCGCATCAAGGTCGCGCTCAACGCGACGGCGGAGGCGCTGCACGCGTCGCTGGCGCAGGTGGCGCAGGCGGCGAGCCAGGTGTCCGCCGCCGCCGGGCAGATCGCGTCGTCGAGCCAGGCCGTGGCGAGCGGCGCCTCCGAGCAGGCGTCCGCGATCGAGGAGACCTCCTCGAGTCTCGAGTCGATGTCCACCATGACCAGGCTGTCGGCCGAGAACGCGTCGCAGGCGGATGGGCTCGCTCAGAAGGCGAAGTCCGCCGCGACCGAGGGGACCGCGGCCCTGACGCAGATGACCGGCGCCATGGCGAAGATCAAGGCCTCGGCGGAGGGCACCTCGCAGATCATCAAGGACATCAACGAGATCGCCTTTCAGACCAACCTGCTCGCGCTCAACGCCGCGGTGGAGGCGGCGCGCGCCGGCGAGGCCGGCCGCGGCTTCGCGGTCGTGGCCGAGGAGGTTCGCTCGCTCGCGCTGCGCTCGAAGGAGGCGGCGACGCGGACCGAGGGCCTCATCCGCCAGTCGGTGCGGGAGGCGATCGAGGGCGAGACGACCGCGCGGCACGTGGGCGAGACGCTCGCGGTCATCGGCGGCACGGTGTCGAAGGTGACCGACATCGTGGTGGAGATCGCGGCGTCGGTGAAGGAGCAGGCGGCCGGCATCGAGCAGGTGAACAGGGCCGTCGCGCAGATGGGGCACGTCACGCAGCAGAACGCGGCCAGCTCCGAGGAGTCGTCCTCCGCTGCGGCCGAGCTGAGCGGCCACGCCCAGCAGCTCTCGGCGATGATCGGGAGCTTCCGCCTCGAGGGCGAGGCCGATGACGGGCCGGTGACGGGCCGGCGACGCCCACGATCTCGTAGTTCCTCGAAGAACGCAGGGCTGACCCAGGGAGACCCATCATGACGTGTCGTTCGAGAACCCTCGCCGCTGCTTGCCTGTCGCTCACCCTCCTTGCGGCCGGCACCACGGCGCGCGCCGCCGAACCGGTCAAGGTTCGCCTCACCCTCGACTGGAAGTTCGAGGGGCCCGCCGCGCTGTTCCTGCTCGCCAGCCGAGCGGGCTACTTCGCGGCCGAGGGACTGGACGTGACGATCGACCCTGGCAACGGCTCGGCCGGAGCGGTCAACCGCGTGGCCAGCGGCGCGTACGACCTCGGCGTCGCCGACCTGAACGCGCTCATCGACTA
The DNA window shown above is from Anaeromyxobacter diazotrophicus and carries:
- a CDS encoding HAMP domain-containing methyl-accepting chemotaxis protein, with translation MFRVKTRTKLLVAFALVALGSVVVGAFALSSSGQLVDANAKVTKQVLPSLRGLGQLDEGITAMRYHTTKAIAGTLQGDQQKLEASWAQFEEVRKHVEEGMAIYAGLPRSPEEDALWSKIVPGYQAFLAESAKIWEAIRAGEGVKADGMQNSGHARLQAELVGPIAGLVALDGSLAASVNESSDATARATRRLLLAVIAATLLAGVGFGTYLALSVSRPLEFLVLESRRLRDAVEQGRLGTRGDVGQVSEEFRPIVEGINATMDAFVTPIRITAEYIARISKGDVPPKITDEYRGDFSAIKDNLNTCVDAVKALVSDADALVTAALAGQLRTRADESRHHGDFRKIIEGVNATLDAVIRPIDEAAQVLDRLAQRDLRARAVGEYQGDHARIKVALNATAEALHASLAQVAQAASQVSAAAGQIASSSQAVASGASEQASAIEETSSSLESMSTMTRLSAENASQADGLAQKAKSAATEGTAALTQMTGAMAKIKASAEGTSQIIKDINEIAFQTNLLALNAAVEAARAGEAGRGFAVVAEEVRSLALRSKEAATRTEGLIRQSVREAIEGETTARHVGETLAVIGGTVSKVTDIVVEIAASVKEQAAGIEQVNRAVAQMGHVTQQNAASSEESSSAAAELSGHAQQLSAMIGSFRLEGEADDGPVTGRRRPRSRSSSKNAGLTQGDPS